The following are from one region of the Halobacteriovorax vibrionivorans genome:
- the thiI gene encoding tRNA uracil 4-sulfurtransferase ThiI — translation MYKSLILTVDELWLKGKNRKNYYRKLQSNLSPIFSKFHHTSWKLKNNQQRLVVESEEPFSDELIDRLRWVPGLSSVTPMRSCPLDLDYVCELAVKEIGALENVKTFKVHTKRALKQFPKNSDEINRYMATALLKNTDLKVDVRNPDIMVDIKIMNEEIYLSWEKIPCVGGLPVGTSGHGVTLLSGGIDSPVASYMMARRGMRQTFAFFWAYPYVGEEVKDKIIELGKSLSRFQNDGIKLYVLPFGDIQNYLAKHCKEDYRTLFFRKLMMDASAYLARRVKANALVMGDALAQVSSQTIHNMSVLDRSCPMLTLRPLVGMNKIDIISYAKEIGTFETSIIPHDDACSMFAPKHPVIKADIKYFMEFMEEHDMHQLIRDCVNNAEVYRYDIEGNFTQK, via the coding sequence ATGTATAAGAGTTTAATTTTAACTGTTGATGAATTATGGCTAAAGGGAAAGAATCGCAAGAATTACTATCGTAAGCTGCAATCAAATCTTTCACCAATCTTTAGTAAGTTTCATCACACGAGTTGGAAATTAAAGAATAATCAACAAAGACTTGTTGTAGAAAGTGAGGAGCCATTTAGCGATGAGCTAATTGATCGTCTTCGTTGGGTTCCAGGGTTAAGTTCTGTTACTCCAATGAGAAGCTGTCCACTTGATCTTGATTATGTTTGTGAGCTGGCCGTTAAAGAAATTGGTGCCCTTGAAAATGTAAAAACATTTAAAGTTCATACTAAAAGAGCATTAAAACAATTTCCTAAAAATAGTGATGAAATTAATCGCTACATGGCCACGGCCTTATTAAAAAATACTGATCTTAAAGTTGATGTTCGCAATCCAGATATCATGGTTGATATAAAAATCATGAATGAAGAAATCTATCTCTCATGGGAGAAGATTCCTTGTGTTGGTGGACTTCCTGTTGGAACAAGTGGTCACGGCGTGACACTTCTTTCTGGTGGGATCGATTCTCCTGTTGCTTCATATATGATGGCACGACGTGGAATGAGACAAACTTTCGCATTTTTCTGGGCCTATCCTTATGTGGGTGAAGAAGTAAAAGATAAGATTATTGAACTTGGTAAGAGTCTATCTCGTTTTCAAAATGATGGAATCAAACTCTATGTCCTTCCTTTTGGTGATATTCAAAACTATCTTGCAAAACATTGTAAAGAAGATTACCGCACATTATTTTTTAGAAAGTTAATGATGGATGCATCGGCCTATCTAGCAAGGAGAGTAAAGGCAAATGCTCTCGTTATGGGAGATGCGCTTGCTCAAGTTTCGAGTCAAACAATTCATAATATGAGTGTACTTGATCGTTCTTGTCCGATGTTAACACTAAGGCCTTTAGTAGGTATGAATAAAATTGATATTATCTCTTATGCAAAAGAAATTGGAACTTTCGAGACATCGATTATTCCACATGATGATGCGTGTTCTATGTTTGCGCCAAAGCACCCAGTGATTAAAGCAGATATAAAATACTTTATGGAATTTATGGAAGAGCACGATATGCATCAACTGATTAGAGATTGTGTCAATAATGCTGAAGTGTATCGCTATGACATTGAAGGGAACTTTACACAAAAATGA
- a CDS encoding AMP-binding protein: MKKIEDIRKTLGYSGIPINGCHYLDEHFRSQLNKRCLVYQGQDLNYEDFMKEVGAWIKTLESQGLKKGDRIIVIMPLRLELYQLMCAIFYLGLVVVSVDSTMPKEKLKQALVDANAQAIISVKELLKWTPFLPALWKMKRFTFDQSCLFSTQLTKIKEDPTLEFKQVPLQSDAPVLISFTSGSTGRPKAANRSLDIFLSQKIVSEYFWLHKDDEVDMPFFPTLVLQNLGLGITTIFPDMDFRKIREFEPERVVKQMNQYGVTRFSATPMIIKKLAKYISENEIKIPSLRSIIIGGAEITTKDASIVLNAFKSASSQVEIHIIYGSTEVEPISFTPIDEYINNDGVGLRLGQVIDVLDVEIKEVDNAFDFNQDVQWGEICLSGPHVIKEYIDNHPANKTTKHRDENGTLWHLTGDVGYLKDNKIYLLGRLKDCLKIDEKLIPTFHLENELAKVDGISRVAFVQVDTKVLCLVEGQESSKDAVGEFIAKWNLGNVEIRFGEVPVDTRHFSRVNRNEIRSFL, translated from the coding sequence ATGAAAAAAATTGAGGATATAAGGAAAACTCTGGGGTACTCGGGGATACCAATAAATGGCTGCCATTATTTAGACGAGCATTTTCGCTCTCAGTTAAATAAGCGCTGTCTTGTTTATCAAGGCCAAGATCTTAATTATGAAGACTTCATGAAAGAAGTTGGAGCATGGATCAAGACACTAGAGTCTCAAGGCCTAAAGAAAGGGGATCGCATAATTGTTATTATGCCTCTTCGACTGGAACTCTATCAACTCATGTGTGCTATTTTTTATTTGGGACTAGTTGTGGTGTCTGTTGATTCTACAATGCCTAAAGAGAAGTTAAAGCAGGCCCTCGTGGATGCTAATGCACAGGCAATCATTTCAGTAAAAGAGCTTCTCAAGTGGACACCTTTTCTACCAGCTCTTTGGAAGATGAAGCGTTTTACTTTTGATCAAAGTTGTCTTTTTTCAACTCAATTAACTAAGATAAAAGAAGATCCAACATTGGAGTTTAAACAAGTTCCTCTCCAATCAGATGCTCCGGTTCTTATTTCTTTTACAAGTGGCTCAACAGGAAGGCCTAAGGCCGCAAATCGAAGTCTTGATATCTTTTTATCCCAAAAAATAGTATCTGAATATTTTTGGCTTCACAAAGACGATGAAGTGGATATGCCATTTTTTCCAACTCTTGTTCTGCAGAATTTAGGACTTGGAATAACCACAATCTTTCCTGATATGGACTTTAGAAAAATTAGAGAGTTTGAACCTGAAAGAGTTGTAAAACAAATGAATCAATATGGTGTTACGCGCTTTAGTGCTACTCCTATGATCATTAAAAAACTTGCCAAGTACATAAGTGAAAATGAGATAAAAATTCCAAGCCTTAGAAGTATTATCATCGGTGGGGCAGAGATAACGACAAAGGATGCAAGTATTGTCTTAAATGCCTTTAAGTCAGCTTCTTCACAAGTTGAAATCCATATCATTTATGGCTCAACTGAAGTGGAACCTATAAGTTTCACTCCTATTGATGAGTATATTAACAATGATGGTGTGGGGCTTAGACTCGGTCAAGTCATCGATGTTTTAGATGTAGAAATTAAAGAAGTTGATAATGCCTTTGACTTTAATCAAGATGTGCAGTGGGGTGAGATATGTTTAAGTGGGCCCCATGTAATTAAAGAATATATTGATAATCATCCAGCAAATAAAACCACAAAGCATAGAGATGAGAACGGGACTCTTTGGCATTTAACTGGGGATGTGGGTTATCTTAAAGATAATAAAATTTATCTCTTAGGAAGATTAAAAGATTGTCTGAAGATAGATGAAAAATTAATTCCTACATTTCATCTTGAAAATGAATTGGCCAAAGTTGATGGAATCTCTCGTGTTGCATTTGTTCAAGTTGATACAAAGGTCTTATGTCTTGTCGAGGGACAGGAGAGCTCAAAAGACGCTGTAGGTGAATTTATTGCCAAGTGGAACTTAGGAAATGTTGAGATTCGTTTTGGAGAAGTTCCTGTTGATACGAGACACTTTTCAAGAGTTAATCGAAATGAGATTCGAAGCTTTTTATAA
- a CDS encoding cysteine desulfurase family protein gives MYYFDHAASTKLYPEVVEVLSKSFELDYPNPAAKHAAGKACAKKIENARQEILKGLGLSGEGQFEIIFTSSATESNNQVIRSIEDGIVYLAGDHPSVTKVIDGGEGLRSIDEIVDAVNDTTKLVCISLVNSQSGQLFDVESITQKVKEKNKSCLVHVDATQGFGKVPFTLKNSQIDFVSFGAHKMGGPRGIAGLIYRSSLSEKLKRYLRGGGHEKGLRASTPATSLILALAKACELSFADLDKNMARVSELKEEIKTKLASFHNNISYPFEERNTSPYILCVQFAGIASDVLMRHLEMKQIMISSSTACSAKIKGKNPLFVGLGIDEKYHKNILRISLGKSTTKEEVDAMLDGFKQVIDEIGFLIK, from the coding sequence ATGTATTATTTCGATCACGCGGCCTCCACAAAGCTTTATCCAGAAGTTGTGGAAGTGCTATCTAAGAGTTTTGAATTAGATTACCCAAATCCTGCGGCCAAGCACGCAGCTGGAAAGGCCTGCGCTAAAAAAATCGAAAATGCCCGCCAAGAAATCTTAAAAGGTTTAGGACTTTCTGGAGAGGGACAATTTGAAATCATTTTTACTTCTTCTGCTACGGAGTCAAATAACCAGGTTATTAGAAGTATTGAGGATGGGATTGTCTACCTTGCTGGAGATCATCCATCTGTTACTAAGGTTATTGATGGTGGTGAAGGCCTAAGATCAATAGATGAAATTGTTGATGCCGTTAATGACACGACAAAGCTCGTTTGCATAAGCCTTGTCAATTCTCAGTCTGGACAATTATTTGATGTAGAATCAATTACCCAAAAAGTAAAAGAGAAGAATAAGAGTTGTCTTGTTCATGTTGATGCCACTCAAGGCTTTGGTAAAGTTCCATTCACTCTTAAGAATTCACAAATTGATTTTGTATCATTCGGGGCCCATAAAATGGGAGGTCCGCGCGGTATCGCTGGGCTAATTTATCGCTCAAGTCTAAGTGAAAAACTTAAGCGCTACTTACGAGGTGGTGGACACGAAAAGGGGCTACGAGCCTCAACTCCAGCGACTTCACTTATCTTAGCACTTGCTAAAGCATGCGAGCTTTCCTTTGCTGACTTAGATAAGAATATGGCCCGAGTTAGTGAGCTAAAAGAAGAAATAAAAACGAAGCTAGCTTCGTTTCACAATAATATCAGTTATCCATTTGAAGAGCGTAATACTTCTCCTTATATTTTGTGTGTTCAATTTGCAGGTATTGCAAGTGACGTTCTAATGCGCCATTTAGAAATGAAGCAAATTATGATCTCTTCTTCAACTGCATGTTCGGCAAAGATAAAGGGAAAGAATCCTTTATTTGTAGGCCTTGGTATTGATGAGAAATATCATAAGAATATCCTTCGTATCTCATTAGGTAAGTCCACGACGAAAGAAGAGGTGGATGCAATGTTAGATGGATTTAAGCAAGTGATAGATGAAATTGGTTTTTTAATTAAGTAG
- a CDS encoding phosphatase domain-containing protein — MKKLIQNSILTLLISTFSTAGLAAETILISDIDDTIKIGHIRDKIDTVKNAFKVNNIFLGMADLYHIIKDRTGAEVYYLTNAPEELMKWSHSTLLYLGDFPQGSLEIRPIKVSTKVFKAQRLRELIEREDPKNVILVGDNGEHDNTFYHDIAQEYPEVKFYTYIRAAYHFDESNALYPDQRSFVTPFEIADNLYQRDVIEKRDSQELLDLHLKDFMRETNVDDDGPMYIPAWLRCRGHKRSFWSIFRSTLPSKLTKKINYICNKY; from the coding sequence ATGAAGAAACTTATTCAAAATTCGATACTTACACTTCTTATTTCCACTTTCTCAACTGCAGGGCTTGCAGCTGAGACAATCCTAATTTCTGATATCGACGATACAATTAAAATTGGTCATATCAGAGATAAGATCGATACCGTAAAGAATGCATTCAAGGTCAATAATATCTTTCTAGGAATGGCAGATCTTTATCATATTATTAAGGATCGAACTGGAGCAGAAGTTTACTATCTTACAAATGCTCCAGAAGAATTAATGAAGTGGTCTCATTCAACTCTTTTATATCTTGGTGACTTTCCACAAGGAAGTCTTGAGATTAGGCCAATTAAGGTATCAACTAAAGTATTTAAAGCACAAAGGCTAAGAGAATTAATTGAAAGAGAAGATCCGAAAAATGTAATTCTAGTTGGTGATAACGGAGAGCATGACAATACTTTCTATCACGATATTGCTCAAGAGTATCCAGAAGTTAAATTCTATACGTATATTAGAGCTGCATACCACTTTGACGAGAGCAATGCTCTTTATCCAGACCAAAGAAGTTTTGTGACACCATTTGAAATTGCAGACAATCTGTATCAAAGAGATGTCATTGAAAAAAGAGACTCTCAGGAACTTCTTGATCTCCACCTAAAAGACTTTATGAGAGAAACAAATGTAGATGATGATGGACCAATGTACATACCAGCATGGCTTCGTTGTCGTGGACACAAAAGAAGTTTCTGGTCGATCTTTAGAAGTACTCTACCAAGTAAGCTAACAAAGAAAATTAATTATATCTGTAATAAATATTAG